One window from the genome of Anticarsia gemmatalis isolate Benzon Research Colony breed Stoneville strain chromosome 8, ilAntGemm2 primary, whole genome shotgun sequence encodes:
- the LOC142974602 gene encoding oxidized purine nucleoside triphosphate hydrolase-like → MLLKKLYTLVFIRAEDQILLGYKKRGFGMNKWNGFGGKVEANETIIEAAARELKEECCVDVKTSDLKNIAHLEFTFEGEPTLMDVRVFSTNIFEGTPKETEEMLPKWFSIDNVPFNDMWPDDKIWFPYMLSNKLFFGHFHYEGFDKILNYKIEELESMETFYANRKS, encoded by the coding sequence ATGTTGCTGAAGAAACTGTACACCCTAGTTTTCATACGAGCCGAGGATCAAATATTATTAGGCTACAAAAAGCGCGGATTCGGGATGAACAAATGGAACGGTTTTGGCGGCAAAGTGGAGGCAAACGAAACAATTATCGAAGCTGCAGCTCGAGAATTAAAAGAGGAATGTTGTGTGGATGTTAAAACAAGTGATTTGAAGAATATCGCACACCTAGAGTTTACATTTGAAGGGGAACCAACGCTGATGGACGTGCGAgtattttctacaaatatttttgaagggACACCGAAGGAGACGGAAGAAATGCTCCCGAAATGGTTTTCTATCGACAATGTCCCGTTTAACGATATGTGGCCTGATGACAAGATATGGTTCCCTTATATGCTGAGCAACAAGCTTTTCTTTGGCCATTTTCATTATGAAGGCTTCgacaaaattttaaactataaaattgaGGAACTCGAGTCTATGGAAACATTTTACGCTAACAGAAAATCATAA
- the Nup75 gene encoding nuclear pore complex protein Nup75 produces MNPPNFAFGAAPARVVNPGSTAKTFVLPDKCFEKHVGFAWGRGNKFILYPRSQTRNESPNESPNVIENRLVNVRQDIALFTPILRKLVNESNGTYLSLQKAAEASKTTDNQVEFLKLSRQYRSIIRVCMESLQKAAELEANGVEKNTILSYITIFYSIECIWHLCEILFIDSIPGDVVLPYLLEWVRFHFPCHEQTAAMLLEECERGAEHNADYWDTVVGMIVQGRVDVARALLKLHSLSESNEFRLVDNSLRSMPVYSVYGGISTGEFQLLWKHWQAECRSKLSSGVLASQHKLELIMKLVIGDYKAFESIRSQYSSWFDLLGGWVMFTAPWSRRHELGAAANACASMAPGRSKLDDMVRALLEGDLHQLIHEVQQVSDNSWFATHLTDMLFHCGKLKILDKQHINVTAQLRESLILEYGCLLMEHKSLWSVGLSYLATVPPEGLRRAELILERMPVDTEAKAMRIMAEAKKHGLSGVASSVCVCMCSRHLVAGRLGAALCWAVRGRSGAACGRAAHAALRHYAAAAALAAPDLLLTAGPAVMLSETLLFLGKYCDFHRLYKAREFKKAANLLVSLITSKIAPDYFWETLLLDTLPLLESDEPNFTANDTYEIMLCLELKSSSLDGEKAELLRLALARNLSRTALLEGDDTGEQ; encoded by the exons ATGAATCCTCCAAACTTTGCATTTGGTGCCGCTCCAGCTAGAGTAGTTAATCCAGGCAGTACAGCAAAAACATTT GTTTTACCGGACAAATGTTTTGAGAAGCACGTTGGTTTTGCCTGGGGTCGCGGTAACAAGTTTATTCTATACCCACGAAGTCAAACGAGGAACGAATCACCAAACGAGTCGCCAAATGTTATTGAAAACAGGCTTGTGAACGTTCGTCAAGATATCGCACTATTTACGCCAATTTTACGGAAACTGGTTAACGAATCTAATGGCACATATTTGTCGCTACAAAAAGCTGCAGAGGCATCAaagactaccgacaaccaggtCGAATTCCTCAAACTTTCACGTCAATACCGCTCCATCATCCGAGTTTGTATGGAAAGTTTACAAAAAGCTGCTGAACTAGAAGCGAATGGGGTCGAAAAGAACACTATACTGTCCTACATCACGATTTTCTATTCTATAGAATGTATTTGGCATCTTTGTGAGATACTGTTCATAGACAGTATTCCTGGTGATGTAGTGTTGCCATACCTGCTAGAGTGGGTGAGGTTCCACTTCCCCTGCCATGAGCAGACAGCTGCCATGTTGTTGGAGGAGTGCGAGAGAGGTGCAGAACACAATGCTGACTATTGGGACACTGTTGTGGGCATGATCGTGCAAGGAAGAGTGGATGTTGCTAGAGCTCTGTTGAAACTACATTCTTTGTCTGAAAGCAATGAATTCAGGCTAGTTGATAATTCGTTGAGGAGTATGCCTGTTTACAGT GTGTATGGAGGTATATCTACTGGTGAGTTTCAGTTGTTATGGAAGCACTGGCAGGCTGAGTGCAGGTCTAAACTCAGCAGTGGTGTGCTAGCTTCACAACACAAGCTAGAGCTCATTATGAAA CTAGTAATTGGTGACTACAAAGCATTCGAGTCCATCCGTAGCCAGTACTCCTCATGGTTCGACCTGCTCGGCGGGTGGGTGATGTTCACGGCGCCGTGGTCGCGTCGCCATGAGCTTGGTGCTGCCGCCAATGCGTGTGCCAGCATGGCGCCCGGCAGATCCAAACTCGATGATATGGTGCGGGCTTTGCTTGAAGGAGATTTGCATCAG TTGATCCATGAGGTCCAGCAAGTGTCAGACAACAGTTGGTTCGCGACTCACCTCACAGACATGCTCTTTCACTGCGGCAAGCTCAAGATTTTGGACAAACAACATATCAA TGTAACAGCTCAGCTTCGTGAAAGTCTTATATTAGAATATGGTTGTCTTCTAATGGAGCACAAGTCTCTTTGGTCTGTTGGACTGTCGTACCTCGCCACGGTCCCACCAGAGGGGCTGCGGAGAGCTGAACTTATTCTGGAACGTATGCCGGTGGACACGGAAGCTAAAGCTATGAGGATAATGGCTGAAGCTAAGAAACATGGCCTTTCTGGTGTTG CATCGTCAGTGTGCGTGTGCATGTGCTCGCGGCACCTGGTGGCGGGGCGGCTGGGCGCGGCGCTGTGCTGGgcggtgcgcgggcgcagcggCGCGGCGTGCGGCCGCGCGGCCCACGCGGCGCTGCGCCActacgccgccgccgccgcgctggcCGCGCCCGACCTGCTGCTCACGGCTGGACCTGCTGTTATGCTGTCCGAGACACTACTGTTCCTAG gtAAATACTGTGACTTCCATCGTCTGTACAAAGCTAGGGAATTCAAGAAAGCCGCCAATCTTCTAGTCTCCTTGATTACATCGAAAATTGCTCCCGACTA TTTCTGGGAAACCCTATTACTAGATACACTACCGCTTTTAGAATCAGACGAGCCGAACTTCACAGCCAACGACACATACGAGATTATGCTCTGTCTAGAACTTAAATCTTCAAGTCTGGACGGCGAGAAGGCAGAGCTGCTGCGACTAGCGCTAGCCCGCAACCTCTCCCGCACTGCGCTATTGGAAGGCGACGATACGGGCGAACAATGA